One Salvelinus fontinalis isolate EN_2023a chromosome 11, ASM2944872v1, whole genome shotgun sequence DNA window includes the following coding sequences:
- the LOC129865715 gene encoding RING finger protein 227-like → MCSEYECGICYRIYNTDRRCPRELQCKHSFCESCIVTLSRPSVCEVESRKECSLQDKTIVCPLCRYTTSVSGKVRAALRVDEGILERMMLSGVLSMTDEEDSEDEEDDETSHENSAEERDSSSGSIVGRFRRSLRRVWGKLTWNHDQRRADCMTDEDLRDLAMMSCYII, encoded by the exons ATGTGTTCAGAATATGAGTGCGGAATTTGTTACAGAATCTACAACACGGATCGTCGGTGTCCTCGTGAGTTACAGTGTAAGCACAGCTTTTGTGAGAGCTGTATCGTGACTCTTTCTCGACCCTCGGTATGTGAAGTGGAATCTAGGAAGGAATGTTCGCTGCAGGACAAGACAATTGTTTGCCCACTGTGCCGGTACACAACGTCGGTCTCGGGTAAAGTGAGGGCAGCGCTTCGGGTAGACGAAGGTATTCTTGAGCGCATGATGTTATCTGGCGTGCTAAGCATGACAGACGAGGAGGATAGtgaagatgaggaggatgatgagactTCTCATGAGAACTCAGCCGAGGAAAGGGACTCCTCTTCGGGTTCCATAGTTGGAAGGTTCCGCCGTTCGCTGAGGCGCGTCTGGGGCAAATTAACTTGGAATCATGACCAACGGAGAGCGG ATTGTATGACCGATGAGGACCTACGAGACCTTGCCATGATGTCATGCTACATCATTTGA